The Hypomesus transpacificus isolate Combined female chromosome 12, fHypTra1, whole genome shotgun sequence genome segment GAGAACTGGTGAGACTGCTCCCCAAAAAAACCTAGACTAGCATGCTAACATGTTTAAAAATATCTTTTCACTTAAGATCCCAAAAAGCTAGCACAGTAGAGCCTATGgaaaaacagtgtttgtgttgcttCCAGGGCCCTTCCAGTAATGTTTGTCGTTGCCCTGGATCTGCGGATATTTGCCAACAATGTAAGTGACTACAATGCATTACTCAAATACCTGTCAGAAGTCTTAAGGTTCTACACCCATACCTATCTCATGGCCTAGGCCGTTGTGTTGTTGTGGTCCGGTTCACGCAGAgtttgaagctgtgtgtgtgtgtgtgtgtgtgtgtgtgtgtgtgtgtgtgtgttcaggcagaGCAGCAGCTGCTGAAGAAGGGGAAAGGCAAGGTGGGAGACATGCTGGAGAAAGCTGCAGAGCTGCTCATGAGCTGCTTCAGAGTTTGTGCCAGCGACAAGTAAGCAAGCGCtggctccaacacacacacacacacacacagcattgcaTTTTAGGATAAACACATACGTAAAAGGCTGCTCATACAGCAACATATTGATGCCCATTTATACACACAGTCCAAATGTTGAGTTGTGATAGTGTCTTGTTGTGTGGTTTGTAGTCGGGCCAGCATAGATGACTCCAAGAAGTGGGGGATGTTGTTTCTCATCAATCAGCTGTTCAAGATCTACTTCAAGGTAGGACGTTGCTTCCTCCAATTTAAGCCTTGTTCCATGTGTGACTCTTTCTGTGACCTAACTAACTTGTGTTCATGTCCGgattaaaataaaaacactcATACAATTTAAACTCTGTCTGTAACCTGTGAATCTCAATCTATAAATGCATGATTATAAAAAAATCTAGTCATTTGTCGAACAGATGACATCAGTGCGATACAACAATGACTTGTTCTAGGCGCTGTCCATAGTCATTGGTACCCAAAGCTGCTTTCTTTTTCATGCGTTTGTGACACATTGTCCTTGTGGATTCCCAGATCAACAAGCTGCACCTATGCAAGCCTCTAATCCGAGCTATAGACAGCTCCAACCTCAAGGATGAATACACCATGGCTCAGAGGGTCACCTACAAATACTACGTGGGTCGCAAGGCCATGTTCGACAGCGACTACAATCCAGGCAGGGCTCCGAGTTCCGCTCTTCTGAGACCACTTGTTGATCCTGATACATAGTGGACTGGTCATCTATGGGCCTTCCTCATGTTGtctcttgtctccctcccttcctcctccccccatccagcCGAGGAGTACCTGTCCTTCTCCTTCCAGCACTGCCACCGCTCCAGCCAGAAGAACAAACGCATGATCCTCATCTACCTGCTGCCCGTCAAGATGCTGCTGGTGAGCCACCACCAGATATACCTGCCGTTAGCTGTCACATAAAGCCTATAGCAAAATGTTAGGGTCAGTTTAGACAAGGGTAGCAGGTCTATGTGCTAGATGTAGGTGGTCTGCATGCTACCAGATGACTTGTGGATGAGAAGCTGTTTATATGGTTGCAGGGTCACATGCCAACCCACCAGCTGCTCAGGAAGTATGACCTCATGCAGTTCTCTGATGTCACCAAGGCTGTGAGGTAGGCGTCTTCCAAGACACTCTCCACCTGCCTGCAGCGCCTTTACTGCTCTGAGCAGTCCCTCAATATatttcacctccccctctctttttcaccaCCTCCAAtccccctctctcgctttccCCTCTTCACTACTTTTGTCCCCCAAATCGTCAGGAACTTCTTATCGGTTTTAATTGACCAATGCTAAGGTCTTTTCAGTTGTTTTGTATTGTCAGCTATATTGTGGTAGGGCCTTGATGAAATGTCAAATCCATAAAGTTGCCCTCCGTTTCCAGTGAAGGCAATCTCCTTCTGCTGAACGAGGCCCTGGCCAAGCACGAAACCTTCTTCATCCGCTGCGGCATCTTCCTCATCCTGGAGAAGCTGAAGATCATCACTTATCGGAACCTCTTCAAGAAAGTGTGAGTCTAAGTAGACAAGCAGACACTGCCTGTTAATAGAAGAAGTCTTTTATCTGTAGTTATTCAGTTAGACAGCCTAGTGCCATCAGgtattgtactgtacagtatatcaTGTTGGTCCTATTCAGCAGACCAACTTGAAATTAGCACAGTTCTGagcgctgtgtgtgtcttgtgttagGTACCACCTCCTGAAGACTCACCAGCTGCCCCTGGATGCATTTCTGGTGGCCCTGAAGATGATGCAGGTGGAAGAGGTGGACATAGATGAGGTGCAGTGCATGCTGGCCAACCTCATCTGcctggtaagacacacacacacacacacactcctacacagtCTCCTAATCACATTCACTTACACTCCGAATGCATTCACCCCACTGTGTCTAAacacctcctccttccaccaTCCTTCTCTCTGCCAGGGTCACATCAAAGGTTACATCTCACACCAGCACCAGAAGCTGGTGGTCAGCAAGCAGAACCCCTTCCCTTCCATATCCTCCGTCTCCTAGTGCTCCAGGGTTCTACTACTCAATAATGTGTTATGGTATTTTCTACTGTGAATGTTGAATAAAGTGTGATGTTGTTTGTATTTGGCGTATTGTGTGTTGTGAGAGGCAAAAGTGGACAAATGGATGTGACAGTAAAGCATTCACAGTACAATTTTATTTTGGTCATTTCACACTGCCAGAAGCTTAGAGATTGTCAGTTCAACTGAAGTGTAGCATatattaaatacattattttggtTTTAATGTATCACCCTGCTGCACAAAAAAGGTTAAATGTTCCTAGTTCTGGTATTATGTAGAGTCTATTGAAAGTAGTCAGTGTTGGTAGCTCTGCTCATCAATGAGGGTTACTTCTCCTTCAAGGTTGGGGATAAACACTGACTTGTGTTGTCATCTCTGCTTCGGAAAGCTTTAGATGTTGTTCAATCCATGGCAGGTAACGAGACAACTTGGTGAACACTACACCTTGTTCACAGTCATGTGACATGGGTGAGAGAAGCATGCCAGTCAGGAAAACGGTAGCCCCCTCTAGAGTT includes the following:
- the pcid2 gene encoding PCI domain-containing protein 2 produces the protein MAHITINQYLQQIYEAIDNHEGSFCAELLSFKHPHVANPRLQLSSPEEKCQQVLEPPHDEMVAAHLRCTFAVANHDFVEAYKLQTLVVQSFLKAFQSHKEENWALPVMFVVALDLRIFANNAEQQLLKKGKGKVGDMLEKAAELLMSCFRVCASDNRASIDDSKKWGMLFLINQLFKIYFKINKLHLCKPLIRAIDSSNLKDEYTMAQRVTYKYYVGRKAMFDSDYNPAEEYLSFSFQHCHRSSQKNKRMILIYLLPVKMLLGHMPTHQLLRKYDLMQFSDVTKAVSEGNLLLLNEALAKHETFFIRCGIFLILEKLKIITYRNLFKKVYHLLKTHQLPLDAFLVALKMMQVEEVDIDEVQCMLANLICLGHIKGYISHQHQKLVVSKQNPFPSISSVS